The genomic DNA GGTCACAGCCGATCTGAACCGTGACCTTCTGCCGACTCACTCGTTTGGGCGGTGCAGCCGAGGCCGGACGGGGCGCAGATCGCCTATCGTCGGCCCGGTGTGCTGCGCTGCTCCTGCTGCTCGGCGTGGTCGCTGGACCTGGACCTGGGGGATCTCGATGAGGTCGTTTGGAGTGCAGTCAAGGATTCGGCAGAGTGCGGCGAGCACTTCGACGTTCAATCGCTCGGGAGTCTTGGTCACGAGGCGGTAGATCTGTTCGCGGGAGAGCTGTACGCCTTGGTCTCGTAGGGGGTCGATCAGATCGGTGGTGTTGAACATCCCCGAGGTAGCCATGATCTGGCGCAGCTTCCAGGTGATCGGG from Brachybacterium sacelli includes the following:
- a CDS encoding helix-turn-helix domain-containing protein, with the translated sequence MPTTPTPDAPITWKLRQIMATSGMFNTTDLIDPLRDQGVQLSREQIYRLVTKTPERLNVEVLAALCRILDCTPNDLIEIPQVQVQRPRRAAGAAQHTGPTIGDLRPVRPRLHRPNE